The window ATGGGTTTTTCCAACACCACGCGGGTGTTTTCGCTCAGGCCGACCTTCGACAGGTTCTCGCAGATCGCACCATAAACCGCGGCCGGCGTGGCGAAGTAGGCAATCACACGCTGGGCGCTGCCGGCCATTTCGGCCAGGGCGACGTAATCGTCAGCCTTGAGAAAGTCGACATGCAGGTAGCTCAAACGGGCCAGGAAGCGTTCGACCACAGCTTCGTCCAGCTCGGCACCTACGTAACGGCGCAGTTCGGAGGCGATGAACGCCAGGTGTTCCTGCTCACTGCCCGGCTCACGGGCCAGCGCGATAATGCGCGTATCCTCGTGCAGGAGGCCTGCGCCATCGAGTTGATAAAGGGCAGGAAACAGCTTGCGCAGGGCCAGATCGCCGAGGGCGCCGAACAAGGCAAAGGTGCACGGTTCAACCGTAATCGAAGGCATGATGTTTGTTCTTTTATCAAGTTAATCTACAAATACCTTTTTTCAAGGCATCACTCAAGGAAAAATGTAGTAATAACCACAACATTTTCGCAAAATACAGATTCCGAGTGGTGGTCGGTCGGAGCCATCAGTAGGATAGGCCACCGTTACGGGCCGTATCAAAGGCCCAATTTGCATAGCCGAACGCTTATTTGCGCTGCTGACCTAAGGAACATGAAATGGACCGCGTGCGAAATTTACTGGAACAGATCCAGAATCGCCTTGAAGACCTGAACAAGGCAGAACGCAAAGTCGCCGAAGTCATCCTGCTCAACCCAGAGCAGGCCACCCGGTTCAGCATCGCCGCGCTCGCCCAGGCCTCTAAAGTCAGCGAGCCGACGGTCAACCGTTTCTGCCGTTCGTTTGGCGTCAGCGGCTACCCGGAACTCAAGCTTCAATTGGCCCAGAGCCTGGCCAGTGGCGCGGCGTATGTCAGCCGTGCGGTCGAGGCCGATGATAATCCGGAGGCCTACACCAAAAAGATTTTCGGCAGCGCCATCGCCTCTTTGGACAGTGCGTTACAGGCACTTGACCCGAACCTGATCAGCCGCGCCGTCGACCTGTTGATCCAGGCCCGGCAGATCCACTTCTTCGGCCTCGGCGCCTCGGCCCCGGTGGCGCTCGATGCGCAGCACAAGTTCTTCCGCTTCAACCTGGCCGTCACCGCCCACGCCGACGTGCTGATGCAGCGCATGATTGCGTCGGTGGCGCACACCGGCGAGCTGTTCGTGATCATTTCCTACACCGGCCGCACCCGAGAACTGGTGGAAGTGGCGCGCATCGCCCGGGAAAACGGTGCTTCGGTGCTGGGTCTGACGGCCGAAGGTTCGCCACTGGCCAAGGCCAGTACCTTGAGCCTGAATATTCCGCTGCCGGAAGACACCGACATCTATATGCCGATGACGTCGCGGATCATCCAGCTGACCGTGCTGGATGTGCTGGCCACCGGCATGACCCTGCGCCGGGGTGTGGATTTCCAGCCGCATTTGCGCAAGATCAAAGAGAGCTTGAATGCGAGTCGGTATCCGGTTGGGGATGAGTTCAACTGACCCTTCAAAAACCACCCCTCACCCCAGCCCTCTCCCCAGAGGGGAGAGGGGGAAAGGGAGCAGATCTTCATGCTCTTCAAAACCTGAGTTCAACTCAAAGCTTCAGGTCGACGTAGATTGAACAATCAACGCGGTCAGTCCTCTCTCCCTCCGGGAGAGGGTTAGGGTGAGGGAGCAATCGCCCTGACACACCTAAGCTCCCACCCGAGCCTGCAAACTCAAATGCGCCTTCTGCCCCGGCGCCAGGCTCAAACTGTCCGTCCCGCCACTCGCCGCCTCGACACACACAAACTCTGAAATCTCGTTCCAACTCACCCCCAGCAACGGCCGCGAGCCCGGATGCCAGACCACCGTGTCCGCATGGTCGCCGGTGTCAATGCACAATTCCCGCTGCCAGGCATGGTCCTTGAGCTGCAATTCACCGTCATGCTGGAACACCCGCTGACACCCGCCTTCGACTCTCAACTCCCCTT is drawn from Pseudomonas sp. 31-12 and contains these coding sequences:
- a CDS encoding MurR/RpiR family transcriptional regulator encodes the protein MRNLLEQIQNRLEDLNKAERKVAEVILLNPEQATRFSIAALAQASKVSEPTVNRFCRSFGVSGYPELKLQLAQSLASGAAYVSRAVEADDNPEAYTKKIFGSAIASLDSALQALDPNLISRAVDLLIQARQIHFFGLGASAPVALDAQHKFFRFNLAVTAHADVLMQRMIASVAHTGELFVIISYTGRTRELVEVARIARENGASVLGLTAEGSPLAKASTLSLNIPLPEDTDIYMPMTSRIIQLTVLDVLATGMTLRRGVDFQPHLRKIKESLNASRYPVGDEFN